In one window of Paracoccus saliphilus DNA:
- a CDS encoding thiamine pyrophosphate-binding protein — protein sequence MSNTLNGAQAMVRSLEAHGVKHIFGLCGDTTLPFYDAMLQLDHWITHVLTRDERSATYMADAYSRVTGRVGVCEGPSGGGATYILPGLIEASESSYAVLGITTDVAVASYGRYPLTEVDQEALMRPLTKWNTVIRRADHIPRMVRKAFRAMTTGRSGAAHLGLPYDIQYDSVEAADIWADPKLGSYPAYRTGPDPDSVAAAVDAILSAGSPLIVCGGGVVISGAMDELDRLATRLDIPVATSISGQGSLAETHPNCLGVVGSNGGTDETWEAMTGADLVVFMGCRAGSTTTSRWEAPKQGTRIVHCDVDPMVVGAVLPTEVAVVGDLRLTLEALNAELDRRKQGEASMGGASAVADIRRRKFEKFDALAASDEFPIRPERIIAALQRTLPEDATIVSDPGTSCPYFSAYYTLPKPGRHFITNRAHGALGYSLSAALGAWFGAPERKTVALMGDGSFGFTCGELETVTRSRAPITYIVFSNSNFGWIKASQHDDCDARYYNVDFNRTDQAAVAAAYGVKSWRVEDSTKLESVLKEALAHDGPTLVDVICQPLEEARAPVRRWMG from the coding sequence GTGAGCAATACCCTGAATGGCGCGCAGGCCATGGTGCGCAGCCTAGAGGCACATGGCGTCAAACATATCTTCGGTCTGTGCGGGGATACGACGCTGCCATTCTATGACGCGATGCTGCAGCTCGATCACTGGATCACCCATGTGCTGACGCGGGACGAGCGCAGCGCGACCTATATGGCCGACGCCTATTCCCGGGTAACCGGCAGGGTCGGGGTTTGCGAGGGGCCGTCGGGCGGCGGGGCGACCTATATCCTGCCCGGCCTGATCGAGGCCAGCGAAAGCTCCTACGCCGTGTTGGGGATCACCACGGATGTCGCGGTCGCCTCTTATGGCCGCTATCCGCTGACCGAGGTCGATCAAGAGGCACTGATGCGGCCCCTGACCAAGTGGAACACGGTCATCCGGCGGGCCGATCACATCCCGCGCATGGTCCGCAAGGCATTCCGCGCCATGACCACCGGACGCTCGGGCGCGGCGCATCTGGGCCTGCCCTATGACATCCAGTATGACAGCGTCGAAGCTGCCGATATCTGGGCGGATCCCAAGCTGGGCAGCTATCCCGCCTATCGCACCGGTCCGGACCCGGATTCGGTCGCGGCGGCAGTGGATGCGATCCTGTCGGCCGGATCGCCGCTGATCGTCTGTGGCGGCGGGGTCGTCATCTCGGGCGCAATGGATGAGCTTGATCGATTGGCCACGCGGCTGGACATCCCGGTCGCCACCTCGATCTCGGGACAAGGCAGTCTGGCCGAGACGCATCCCAACTGCCTTGGCGTGGTCGGCTCGAACGGTGGCACCGACGAGACATGGGAGGCGATGACCGGTGCCGACCTGGTGGTGTTCATGGGCTGCCGGGCTGGTTCGACCACGACCTCGCGTTGGGAGGCACCCAAGCAGGGAACACGCATCGTACATTGCGATGTCGATCCAATGGTCGTCGGTGCCGTCCTGCCCACCGAAGTCGCGGTGGTCGGCGATCTGCGCCTGACGCTCGAGGCGCTCAATGCCGAGCTGGACCGCCGCAAGCAGGGCGAGGCCAGCATGGGCGGAGCAAGTGCCGTCGCAGATATCCGCCGCCGCAAGTTCGAGAAATTCGACGCATTGGCCGCTTCCGACGAATTCCCGATCCGCCCGGAACGGATCATCGCGGCGCTTCAGCGCACCTTGCCCGAGGACGCGACCATCGTCTCGGATCCCGGCACCTCCTGCCCCTATTTCTCGGCCTATTACACATTGCCTAAACCGGGGCGGCATTTCATCACCAACCGGGCCCATGGCGCGCTTGGCTATTCGCTTTCCGCCGCGCTCGGGGCGTGGTTCGGCGCGCCCGAGCGCAAGACCGTGGCATTGATGGGCGACGGGTCTTTCGGCTTTACCTGCGGAGAGCTGGAAACCGTGACCCGCTCACGCGCGCCGATCACCTATATCGTCTTTTCGAACTCGAATTTCGGCTGGATCAAGGCCAGCCAGCACGACGATTGCGATGCGCGCTATTACAACGTGGATTTCAACCGCACCGATCAGGCCGCCGTGGCTGCGGCCTATGGCGTGAAATCCTGGCGTGTCGAAGACTCCACGAAACTCGAATCCGTCCTGAAAGAGGCGCTTGCCCATGACGGGCCGACGCTTGTGGATGTCATCTGCCAGCCTCTGGAAGAGGCGCGGGCCCCCGTCCGCCGCTGGATGGGATGA
- a CDS encoding GntR family transcriptional regulator: METKQGAVERAYRALKEMAASYKFKPDERLNESTLSVQLNISRTPLREALNRLIAEGFFTFRSGQGFYCRSLNPSEIMDLYEARAAIESEAARLAARRFDPAELAGLQRFLKESEAVYSPGVSPVELVRLDEEFHLRLAKLSGNAELVRLLENVAERIHYIRIIDLQSLSEREGVPAITIRPHVRILAAVKAGNEEGAAREMNAHISRRLEEVTQNVRMAFSRIYAP, from the coding sequence ATGGAAACCAAGCAAGGGGCCGTTGAACGCGCCTATCGCGCGCTCAAGGAAATGGCGGCCAGCTACAAGTTCAAGCCTGATGAGCGTCTGAATGAATCAACGCTTTCGGTACAGCTCAATATCAGTCGGACTCCGCTGCGAGAGGCGCTTAATCGGCTGATAGCAGAGGGGTTTTTTACATTCCGCAGCGGACAGGGGTTCTATTGCCGCTCGCTCAATCCATCCGAGATCATGGATCTTTACGAGGCTCGCGCCGCGATCGAAAGCGAGGCCGCGAGGCTGGCCGCACGACGTTTCGATCCTGCGGAACTGGCCGGGCTCCAGAGGTTCCTGAAGGAATCGGAGGCTGTTTACAGCCCCGGCGTCTCTCCGGTCGAACTTGTCCGGCTGGACGAGGAATTTCACCTGCGGCTGGCAAAACTGTCCGGCAATGCCGAACTTGTCCGGCTGTTGGAGAACGTGGCAGAGCGTATCCATTACATCCGGATCATCGACCTGCAATCCCTGAGCGAGCGCGAAGGGGTACCTGCCATCACGATCCGGCCCCATGTCCGTATCCTTGCCGCGGTCAAGGCCGGGAATGAAGAGGGCGCAGCGCGCGAGATGAACGCACATATCTCGCGCCGCCTCGAAGAGGTGACACAGAACGTCCGTATGGCCTTTTCACGCATTTACGCGCCCTGA
- a CDS encoding VOC family protein produces the protein MSLDHIVINTLRNMDDAAAIFEDLGFCLTPRGHHSLGSINHLMLEPSAYLELVGVPQSGRQRQEVLDSPPGLNGLVFRSDDAPATHARLIAAGFDPQEPIILERPVEIEGETRQARFHNVRMRMEEFPAGRVYFCQHLTPDLVWRVEWLTHPNGFAGLAEIAIHSLDPEREARTYAMLAESAAEPSGNDWLIRDGGFTIRLSQHETPGFASATLLFDDLSDISRRASSTNGVEWQEGRTGKGAILVPSLDLRLQCRTA, from the coding sequence ATGAGTCTGGACCATATCGTCATCAATACCCTGCGAAACATGGATGACGCGGCCGCGATCTTCGAGGATCTGGGCTTTTGCCTGACGCCCCGCGGCCATCATTCGCTCGGTTCCATCAATCACCTCATGCTGGAACCGAGCGCCTATCTGGAACTTGTCGGCGTGCCCCAGAGCGGACGGCAACGGCAAGAAGTCCTGGACAGTCCTCCAGGCCTGAACGGCCTTGTGTTTCGCAGCGACGATGCCCCTGCGACCCATGCACGGCTGATCGCGGCCGGGTTCGATCCGCAAGAGCCGATCATTCTGGAACGCCCGGTCGAGATCGAGGGCGAGACGCGGCAGGCACGGTTCCACAATGTCCGGATGAGGATGGAGGAGTTTCCGGCCGGTCGGGTCTATTTCTGCCAGCATCTGACACCCGATCTTGTCTGGCGCGTTGAATGGCTGACCCATCCCAACGGCTTTGCCGGGCTGGCGGAGATCGCCATCCATAGCCTCGACCCGGAACGGGAGGCGCGCACCTATGCCATGCTCGCCGAAAGCGCGGCAGAACCATCCGGGAATGATTGGCTGATCCGGGATGGCGGTTTCACGATCCGGCTAAGCCAGCATGAAACGCCCGGTTTCGCGTCTGCAACCCTGTTGTTCGACGATCTTTCGGATATATCCCGGCGAGCATCGAGCACGAATGGCGTCGAGTGGCAGGAGGGACGAACCGGAAAAGGTGCAATCCTCGTGCCATCGCTGGACCTGCGGCTGCAATGCCGGACCGCCTGA
- the mgrA gene encoding L-glyceraldehyde 3-phosphate reductase: MTYIPAENRYDRMVYRHCGCSGLKLPAVSLGLWHNFGHDTPHKTKRAICRTAFDHGITHFDLANNYGPPPGSAEEAFGEILKTDFRGYRDELVISSKAGYDMWPGPYGEWGSRKYLIASCDQSLKRLGVDYVDIFYSHRFDPETPLEETMGALDHIVRSGRALYVGISSYNSQRTREAAAILKELGTPCLIHQPSYNMLNRWVERDGLKDTLAELGIGSIAFTPLAQGILTKKYLGGIPDGSRAAQGKSLDPGTITESALESVRRLNALAEKRGQTLAQMAIAWVLRRDGITTALIGASRPSQVEDCAGAVGNLEFTEAELAEIDRISSEEDINLWARSSEGV, encoded by the coding sequence ATGACCTATATTCCGGCCGAGAACCGCTATGACCGCATGGTCTATCGCCATTGTGGCTGTTCGGGGCTGAAATTGCCCGCCGTGTCGCTGGGCCTTTGGCACAATTTTGGCCATGACACACCGCACAAGACGAAACGCGCGATTTGCCGCACGGCATTCGATCATGGCATTACTCATTTCGATCTGGCCAATAATTACGGCCCACCGCCAGGAAGCGCGGAAGAGGCGTTTGGAGAGATCCTGAAGACCGATTTCCGGGGATATCGGGACGAGTTGGTTATCAGTTCCAAGGCCGGATACGACATGTGGCCGGGGCCTTACGGCGAATGGGGCAGCCGGAAATACCTGATCGCCTCTTGCGACCAGTCGCTGAAGCGCTTGGGCGTGGATTACGTGGACATTTTCTATTCCCATCGCTTCGATCCGGAAACACCGTTGGAAGAGACCATGGGTGCGCTCGATCACATCGTGCGATCGGGCAGGGCGCTCTATGTCGGCATTTCCAGCTATAACAGTCAGCGTACGCGCGAGGCAGCGGCGATCCTGAAGGAACTGGGCACGCCATGCCTGATCCACCAGCCCAGTTACAACATGCTGAACCGTTGGGTGGAGCGCGATGGGCTGAAGGATACACTGGCCGAGCTGGGGATCGGATCGATCGCATTCACACCGTTGGCGCAGGGCATTCTGACGAAGAAATACCTGGGCGGTATTCCCGATGGCAGCCGTGCCGCACAAGGCAAGTCGCTGGACCCCGGAACGATCACCGAAAGCGCATTGGAAAGCGTGCGCAGGCTGAATGCGTTGGCCGAGAAGCGCGGTCAGACCTTGGCCCAGATGGCAATCGCGTGGGTGTTGCGTCGCGATGGTATCACCACGGCGCTAATAGGCGCATCGCGTCCCTCGCAGGTCGAGGATTGCGCGGGGGCGGTCGGCAATCTGGAATTCACCGAGGCTGAACTGGCCGAGATCGACCGGATTTCCTCGGAGGAGGACATCAATCTCTGGGCGCGGTCGTCCGAAGGGGTTTGA
- a CDS encoding ABC transporter transmembrane domain-containing protein, which produces MAERRLMALPGLLGHGRQRGLLAVSALTLAQGVGAGAAAFATRGLFEALHGPAVLPVTLLVTLAASGVVIAMARVAARVTGERLGQSYARDIRLALFEHAAGMSASDVAARRNGYMSLRFVGDMTAFRNWVGLGLPRLVAGIILIPMALAVLWLLAPIFALATLPLVIVTLGTIGFGGFHLRPLHRRLRARRARIAVDMAERMPMAPELDHLGRRGIETDRLDRKIDRMVQAAIARIRMAEALKAIPDILAGLAAMVIILSGFRSGATPGEIAGGLAAFGLMISPLRDLATVWNLYSAWRSAAIKADAALSRRQRGSYVKTRALPKGPIAIAISSLEMPSGSRFELDLDAGGNALLDLNEHDTAYLFDALRGLEKIPEGRIGFSGLCLGQVSRGSLRRGIVAISPEPLILRGSLRRALTLGISRRKDDAHIETLAKEAGLADALSRLGGLDGKLSEGGRNLSFSERMLVSLVRAMQLRPGLILMDSRIGSLENAARQKIADWISRSGATLLLQRGTFDNLP; this is translated from the coding sequence GTGGCAGAGCGCCGCCTGATGGCTCTGCCCGGATTGTTGGGACATGGCCGCCAGAGGGGATTGCTGGCGGTCAGCGCGCTGACACTTGCGCAAGGGGTTGGGGCAGGTGCTGCGGCATTCGCCACTCGTGGGCTGTTCGAGGCCCTGCATGGCCCGGCAGTGCTTCCGGTGACATTGCTCGTCACATTGGCGGCTTCCGGGGTGGTGATCGCAATGGCCCGGGTTGCGGCACGGGTGACGGGCGAACGGCTCGGGCAATCCTATGCGCGCGACATCCGGCTTGCCCTGTTCGAACATGCCGCCGGAATGTCGGCAAGCGATGTTGCCGCGCGGCGCAATGGCTATATGAGCCTGCGCTTCGTGGGCGACATGACCGCGTTTCGCAACTGGGTCGGGCTTGGCCTTCCCCGTCTTGTCGCGGGCATAATCCTGATCCCCATGGCGCTTGCCGTGCTGTGGTTGCTCGCCCCGATCTTCGCCCTGGCAACACTTCCGCTCGTCATCGTCACGCTCGGCACGATCGGATTCGGCGGGTTCCATCTCAGACCTCTGCATCGGCGCCTTCGCGCCCGGCGCGCCCGCATCGCCGTCGATATGGCCGAACGAATGCCCATGGCGCCGGAACTGGACCATCTGGGCCGCCGTGGGATCGAGACGGACCGCCTTGATCGCAAGATCGACCGCATGGTCCAGGCGGCGATTGCGCGCATCCGCATGGCCGAAGCATTGAAGGCGATCCCCGATATTCTGGCCGGGCTGGCAGCAATGGTAATCATCCTGAGCGGCTTTCGCAGCGGCGCAACGCCCGGCGAGATCGCGGGCGGGCTGGCAGCGTTCGGATTGATGATCTCGCCCCTGCGCGATCTCGCGACCGTCTGGAACCTGTATTCGGCCTGGCGTTCGGCGGCAATCAAGGCGGATGCAGCACTTTCCAGGCGGCAGCGCGGGTCTTATGTCAAAACACGCGCTTTGCCCAAAGGACCGATTGCCATTGCCATTTCGAGTCTCGAAATGCCATCGGGCAGCCGGTTCGAACTTGATCTGGACGCCGGAGGCAATGCTCTGCTGGATTTGAACGAGCACGACACCGCCTATCTGTTCGATGCCCTGCGGGGGCTCGAAAAAATACCGGAAGGACGTATCGGCTTTTCCGGTCTCTGCCTCGGGCAGGTAAGCCGGGGCAGCCTGCGGCGGGGAATTGTCGCGATCAGTCCCGAACCGCTTATCCTCCGGGGATCGCTGCGCAGAGCGTTGACCCTTGGAATATCGCGTCGCAAAGACGATGCGCATATTGAAACGCTCGCGAAAGAAGCCGGGCTTGCCGACGCTCTTTCCCGGTTGGGCGGCCTCGATGGCAAGCTGTCCGAGGGGGGGCGAAACCTGTCATTCTCGGAACGCATGCTGGTCAGTCTGGTGCGCGCCATGCAACTTCGCCCCGGACTGATCCTGATGGATAGCCGTATCGGCAGCCTGGAAAACGCGGCGCGCCAGAAAATCGCCGACTGGATTTCCCGGTCCGGCGCAACACTGCTTCTGCAACGCGGGACATTCGACAACCTGCCATAG
- a CDS encoding alpha/beta fold hydrolase, translated as MDRKFENLATASTTDHIRVATPAGPLEAYVIHPRRITHAKPLVVLHGISRNAQTLVRYFRDEAERNGRLIIVPHFTEKDWPHFQRPGPAARADQALVELLNRLALQFPACAGPVDLFGHSGGAQLAHRTAMLYPQRIARLNLAAAGWYCLPNMSMPFPYGLGKSDARGAELWTRRKQAGLAAYLGLEIRVFIGTRDTERDCALRVTPALDAGQGRTRHDRARSYVEAVRKAARSNGYTARISLIELPDCSHDVEQAIITAGLARMVADIPDTSISLAAAG; from the coding sequence ATGGACCGCAAATTCGAAAACCTTGCCACCGCAAGCACCACCGATCACATCAGGGTCGCGACGCCGGCTGGCCCGCTTGAGGCATATGTCATACATCCACGCCGTATCACGCATGCGAAGCCGCTCGTGGTCCTGCACGGTATTTCGCGAAACGCCCAGACTTTGGTGCGATATTTTCGAGACGAGGCCGAACGCAATGGCCGATTGATTATCGTACCGCATTTCACGGAAAAGGACTGGCCGCATTTTCAGCGTCCGGGGCCTGCGGCGCGCGCCGACCAAGCCCTTGTCGAGCTGTTGAACAGGCTCGCACTGCAATTTCCCGCTTGCGCGGGTCCGGTGGATCTATTCGGTCATTCCGGCGGGGCGCAGCTCGCCCATCGCACCGCCATGCTCTATCCGCAACGTATCGCCCGGCTTAACCTCGCTGCTGCCGGTTGGTATTGCCTGCCCAATATGTCGATGCCTTTTCCCTACGGCCTTGGCAAAAGCGATGCGCGGGGCGCAGAGCTGTGGACCCGACGCAAACAGGCAGGGCTTGCCGCCTATCTCGGGCTTGAAATTCGCGTATTCATCGGCACCCGGGACACGGAGCGTGATTGCGCCCTGCGAGTCACTCCAGCATTGGATGCCGGACAAGGCCGGACAAGGCATGACCGCGCCCGATCCTATGTCGAGGCCGTGCGCAAGGCGGCGCGCTCCAATGGTTACACGGCCAGGATTTCCCTGATCGAGTTGCCGGACTGTAGCCATGATGTCGAGCAGGCGATCATCACTGCCGGCCTGGCCCGGATGGTGGCCGATATTCCCGATACCTCCATATCACTCGCCGCCGCCGGCTGA
- a CDS encoding HTTM domain-containing protein — translation MSVALPSRILNHLSLAVPAQSLALFRIIFGALLLWDCWRFIKYDRIWRYWVAPDFHFSYPGFSWVEPLPEPWIQIAWLGLGVAALLVMLGLLYRFAIIALTLLFGYFFLLDSAEYLNHFYLVLLYALLLCCLPAARVWSLDALIRPRRETSVPYAAVFMLRAQTEIVLIYAGLVKLTPDWLRGEPLGLWLRERTDGLWIEPVFQQDWLIVLACWSVIALHVLGAPLLLKRKTRLPVFLIYGLFHFANAFFFNIGIFPWLTIAATTIFFAPDWPVRMISCLRKKGTVSRMPQTTTPAKALPRFVLLVSAVWLAGQLVIPIRGGAFESEIRWSGDGHRFSWRMRLFDREAVGMFVVTDRESGDSWRVDPDDYLTFRQTDKMLVRADMIHQFANHLADLWQQEGRDVSVHAEICKSLNGRPCQIFIDPDADLTRVEWNLLSTEPWVLPLEKQAWGIADNRKRQEVIIGQNM, via the coding sequence ATGTCGGTCGCCTTGCCAAGCAGAATCCTCAACCACTTGTCCCTGGCCGTTCCCGCCCAGTCCCTTGCCCTGTTCCGTATCATTTTCGGGGCGCTTTTGCTCTGGGATTGCTGGCGCTTCATCAAATATGACCGGATCTGGCGCTATTGGGTCGCGCCCGACTTCCATTTCTCCTACCCGGGTTTCTCATGGGTCGAACCCTTGCCAGAGCCCTGGATCCAGATTGCCTGGCTTGGTCTCGGCGTGGCGGCGCTTCTGGTCATGCTGGGACTGTTATACCGTTTCGCCATCATCGCACTGACCCTGCTTTTCGGCTATTTCTTTCTACTCGATTCAGCAGAGTATCTGAATCATTTCTACCTGGTGCTGCTTTACGCCTTACTGCTGTGTTGCCTGCCTGCGGCGCGTGTCTGGTCGCTGGACGCCCTGATCCGGCCGCGGCGCGAAACCTCGGTGCCCTATGCGGCGGTGTTCATGCTGCGCGCGCAGACCGAGATCGTGCTGATTTATGCCGGGTTGGTGAAGCTGACACCTGACTGGCTGCGGGGAGAGCCGCTTGGGCTATGGCTGCGTGAGCGAACCGATGGGCTATGGATCGAGCCAGTCTTCCAGCAGGATTGGCTGATCGTCCTGGCCTGTTGGAGCGTGATCGCGTTGCATGTGTTGGGAGCACCGCTGCTGTTGAAACGAAAGACCCGGCTTCCGGTTTTCCTGATCTACGGCTTGTTCCATTTTGCCAATGCCTTCTTCTTCAATATCGGCATATTCCCCTGGCTGACCATTGCCGCCACCACGATCTTCTTCGCGCCCGACTGGCCCGTCCGGATGATCAGCTGCCTGCGCAAAAAAGGCACAGTATCGCGGATGCCGCAAACCACCACTCCGGCCAAGGCTCTGCCCCGCTTCGTCTTGCTGGTGTCCGCGGTCTGGCTTGCCGGGCAACTGGTGATCCCGATCCGCGGCGGCGCCTTTGAATCCGAGATCCGCTGGAGCGGCGACGGCCACCGTTTCTCGTGGCGGATGCGGCTCTTCGATCGCGAGGCGGTAGGCATGTTCGTCGTGACCGACCGGGAGAGCGGCGATAGCTGGCGGGTCGATCCCGACGACTATCTGACCTTCCGTCAGACGGACAAGATGCTGGTCCGCGCCGACATGATCCATCAATTCGCCAATCACCTGGCCGATCTATGGCAGCAGGAAGGGCGCGACGTTTCGGTCCACGCCGAGATCTGCAAATCGTTGAACGGTCGGCCCTGCCAGATCTTCATCGACCCCGATGCCGATCTGACTCGGGTCGAATGGAATCTCTTGTCAACCGAGCCCTGGGTTTTGCCGCTCGAAAAGCAGGCATGGGGTATTGCCGACAACCGAAAGCGGCAGGAAGTGATCATTGGGCAGAACATGTGA
- a CDS encoding DCC1-like thiol-disulfide oxidoreductase family protein gives MSAGLEIYYDGECPFCRAYMRMLNLRRAVGEVELIDARSDDPRVAVLTEAGFDLDEGMAVRHGAQIFHGAEAIRLLAVLSEERGVLRMVLRSPRRAAIIYPILRAGRRLTLRLLNRQGLH, from the coding sequence ATGAGCGCAGGACTTGAAATTTATTATGACGGGGAATGCCCATTCTGCCGTGCCTATATGCGAATGCTGAACCTTCGCCGCGCCGTGGGCGAGGTCGAACTCATCGACGCGCGCTCGGACGATCCGCGGGTTGCCGTGCTGACCGAGGCCGGTTTCGATCTTGATGAAGGCATGGCGGTGCGGCACGGCGCGCAGATCTTTCACGGCGCCGAGGCCATCCGGCTTCTGGCCGTTCTGTCAGAGGAGCGGGGGGTGCTTCGAATGGTCCTGCGTTCGCCGCGCCGGGCTGCGATCATCTACCCGATATTGCGGGCCGGGCGCAGGCTGACATTGAGATTACTCAATCGCCAGGGACTGCACTGA
- a CDS encoding L,D-transpeptidase family protein encodes MQQSSLQACLLIMALFPGVSMANIDRSTTEITQLLLDKSERTLHLLNGRKSVSSYKVDLGPSPEGHKRFQGDGRTPEGLYYISHKNPNSRFHLSLGISYPNARDSAHARAQGLSPGGDIFIHGRGTATRNPPEDWTLGCVAVSDDEMTEIYDLVKPGTPIFIKP; translated from the coding sequence ATGCAACAATCGTCCTTGCAAGCCTGTCTTCTGATCATGGCCCTTTTCCCCGGCGTTTCGATGGCAAATATTGATCGCAGCACCACGGAAATCACCCAACTTCTGTTAGATAAATCCGAACGAACCCTGCACCTGCTCAACGGCAGGAAGTCGGTCAGTTCCTACAAGGTCGACCTGGGCCCGAGTCCAGAGGGACACAAGCGTTTTCAAGGTGATGGCAGAACACCAGAGGGATTGTATTACATCAGCCACAAGAATCCGAACTCCAGGTTCCATCTGTCTCTTGGAATTTCCTATCCGAATGCGCGGGACAGCGCCCATGCACGCGCCCAAGGCTTGAGCCCCGGCGGCGATATTTTCATTCACGGACGGGGAACCGCCACGAGAAATCCACCCGAGGATTGGACCCTGGGCTGCGTCGCCGTATCGGATGATGAAATGACGGAAATATATGATCTCGTGAAACCGGGAACTCCAATCTTCATCAAACCATGA
- a CDS encoding RseA family anti-sigma factor → MQITDETLMALADGELSSDVAERVMAAVEADSELQARLRRFTETRRLLREEAARPQPSPRDAALIARITAATQTKPAPPEEQRGSAPANLNRRPLAALAAAMAAAVIGLGWWWGYGGPESSLPKAHLTALDSLMSGESSELPDGQDLTMIASYRTGAGELCREFETHSGTEMTVVVACREGEGWSQRFATDIEAAEGYVPASGDLEALDKFLAETEAGAPLTPAEETTALAE, encoded by the coding sequence ATGCAGATCACAGACGAAACCCTGATGGCGCTGGCCGATGGCGAGCTGTCTTCCGACGTTGCCGAACGTGTCATGGCTGCGGTCGAAGCGGATTCCGAATTGCAGGCACGGCTGCGCCGCTTTACCGAAACCCGGCGCCTGCTACGCGAGGAAGCGGCTCGGCCACAGCCGTCACCCAGGGATGCCGCACTGATCGCACGGATCACCGCCGCCACGCAGACCAAGCCCGCCCCACCCGAAGAACAGCGCGGGTCGGCGCCGGCCAATCTTAACCGCCGCCCGCTGGCGGCACTGGCGGCAGCGATGGCAGCGGCGGTGATCGGCCTTGGCTGGTGGTGGGGCTACGGCGGCCCGGAAAGCAGCTTGCCCAAAGCTCATCTCACCGCGCTGGACAGCCTGATGTCAGGCGAATCCAGCGAGTTGCCGGACGGACAAGACCTGACCATGATCGCCTCTTACCGAACCGGTGCGGGTGAACTGTGCCGGGAGTTCGAGACCCATTCCGGCACCGAGATGACGGTTGTCGTCGCCTGCCGCGAGGGGGAAGGCTGGTCACAACGCTTTGCCACCGACATAGAGGCCGCCGAGGGCTATGTTCCCGCCTCGGGTGACCTCGAGGCGCTGGACAAGTTCCTGGCCGAAACGGAGGCTGGCGCCCCACTCACTCCGGCTGAGGAAACGACGGCACTGGCAGAGTGA
- a CDS encoding RNA polymerase sigma factor, with amino-acid sequence MNAAFGEALIERLPALRRYALSLSRRGDVADDLVQITVERAIIAADSYDPALRLEPWLFRIMRNAFIDMTRRHRTRGAEVDVFEMPEALPVDSQGQIEARLMLRSTEAAMAELSPEQREILDLVCIHELSYAEAAEVLNVPKGTVMSRLSRARLALAEKLGIK; translated from the coding sequence ATGAATGCAGCGTTTGGCGAGGCTCTGATAGAGCGTCTGCCAGCCTTGCGGCGCTATGCCCTGTCTCTTTCGCGACGCGGCGATGTCGCCGACGATCTGGTCCAGATCACCGTAGAGCGGGCGATTATCGCTGCCGACAGCTATGACCCGGCCTTGCGGCTTGAGCCCTGGCTGTTCCGAATCATGCGCAACGCCTTTATCGACATGACGCGTCGCCACAGGACCCGTGGCGCCGAAGTCGATGTATTCGAGATGCCCGAGGCGTTGCCGGTCGATTCCCAGGGACAGATCGAAGCGCGGCTGATGTTGCGCTCGACCGAAGCTGCGATGGCCGAACTCTCGCCCGAACAGCGCGAAATTCTCGATCTGGTCTGCATTCATGAGCTCAGTTACGCCGAAGCGGCCGAGGTTTTGAATGTCCCGAAAGGCACGGTCATGAGCCGCTTGTCCCGCGCACGGCTGGCCTTGGCCGAGAAGCTGGGAATAAAATGA